In Asanoa sp. WMMD1127, one genomic interval encodes:
- a CDS encoding HIT family protein has translation MRVPFDTDGYEQRVRTGPCFVCAALREDPEYRHHMVYADDNCAAFLNRYPPLLGYTLVVPRAHVVDVTGDRALFRHVTDVVHDVAEALRRVVPTERIYLMSLGSHQGNAHVHWHVAPLPPGTPYARQQFAAVMSSLGVLPVTDGEQAALAARLRAAVAAVRG, from the coding sequence ATGAGGGTCCCGTTCGACACCGACGGCTACGAGCAGCGGGTCCGCACCGGTCCCTGCTTCGTCTGCGCCGCGCTGCGCGAGGACCCGGAATATCGACACCACATGGTGTACGCCGACGACAACTGCGCCGCGTTCCTGAACCGCTATCCGCCGTTGCTGGGCTACACGCTGGTGGTGCCCCGCGCCCACGTGGTCGACGTGACCGGCGACCGGGCCCTGTTCCGGCACGTCACCGACGTCGTGCACGACGTGGCCGAGGCGCTGCGGCGGGTGGTGCCGACCGAGCGGATCTACCTGATGTCGCTCGGCTCGCACCAGGGCAACGCGCACGTCCACTGGCACGTGGCGCCACTGCCGCCGGGCACGCCGTACGCGCGGCAGCAGTTCGCCGCCGTGATGAGCAGCCTCGGCGTCCTGCCGGTGACCGACGGGGAGCAGGCCGCCCTGGCCGCCCGCCTGCGCGCCGCCGTCGCCGCCGTGCGGGGGTGA
- a CDS encoding heme-degrading domain-containing protein — MTEPDLIASLEEQEQRLLFSRFDNDDAWTLGALIVSMARERQLPVTVDIRRHGHQLFHAALPGTAPDNDSWIERKVRVVNRYNAASYLVGRRLAAEGRVLDHDAGVAPAEVAAHGGAFPIRIRDVGVVGTVTVSGLPQADDHALVVEAIARFLAG; from the coding sequence ATGACCGAGCCGGACCTGATCGCATCGCTGGAGGAGCAGGAACAGCGCCTGTTGTTCAGCAGGTTCGACAACGACGACGCCTGGACGCTCGGCGCCCTGATCGTGTCCATGGCGCGGGAGCGTCAGCTGCCCGTCACCGTCGACATCCGCCGGCACGGGCACCAGCTCTTCCACGCCGCGCTGCCGGGCACCGCGCCCGACAACGACTCGTGGATCGAGCGCAAGGTCCGGGTCGTCAACCGGTACAACGCCGCGTCCTATCTGGTCGGTCGGCGGCTGGCCGCCGAAGGTCGCGTGCTCGACCACGACGCGGGTGTGGCGCCGGCGGAGGTCGCGGCGCACGGCGGCGCGTTCCCGATCCGCATCCGCGACGTCGGCGTCGTCGGCACCGTCACGGTCTCCGGCCTGCCCCAGGCCGACGACCACGCGCTCGTCGTCGAGGCGATCGCGCGCTTCCTGGCCGGCTGA
- a CDS encoding CoA transferase: MTAPLHGVKVVDLATLFAGPLAAAFLADFGADVVKVEHPAKPDPARGHGPARDGVGLWWKVLGRNKRTVTANLSDPEGAAVLRRLLADADVLVENFRPGTLERWGLGPAELHEANPRLVVARITGFGQTGPYARRPGFGTLAEAMSGFAAATGEPDGPPTLPPFGLADSVAALATAYAVMLALRSRDATGHGQVVDLAIIEPIMAMLGPQITWYDQLGYLQPRLGNRSNNNAPRNTYRCADGRWVAVSTSAQSIAERVLRLVGRPELVDEPWFATGSGRAAHADELDAAVSAWVAERDRDAVVAAFEEAQAAVAPVYDVRDILADQQYAALGTVHSVPDEELGEVRMQNVPFRLSETPGEIRHAGRRHGQDTDAVLGALGYTAEELADLRSRGAI, encoded by the coding sequence ATGACGGCGCCGCTGCACGGGGTGAAGGTGGTCGACCTCGCCACCCTTTTCGCCGGACCGCTGGCCGCCGCCTTCCTGGCCGACTTCGGCGCCGACGTGGTCAAGGTCGAGCACCCGGCGAAACCGGACCCGGCCCGCGGCCACGGCCCGGCCAGGGACGGCGTCGGCCTGTGGTGGAAGGTGCTGGGCCGCAACAAGCGCACCGTCACCGCGAACCTGTCGGATCCCGAGGGCGCCGCCGTACTCCGCCGCCTCCTCGCGGACGCCGACGTGCTGGTGGAGAACTTCCGACCGGGCACACTGGAGCGTTGGGGGTTGGGCCCGGCGGAGCTGCACGAGGCCAACCCGCGACTGGTGGTCGCCCGGATCACCGGCTTCGGCCAGACCGGTCCCTACGCGCGCCGACCCGGTTTCGGCACCCTGGCCGAGGCGATGAGCGGCTTCGCCGCCGCGACCGGCGAACCGGACGGCCCGCCGACCCTGCCGCCGTTCGGACTCGCCGACTCGGTGGCCGCGCTGGCCACCGCGTACGCCGTCATGCTCGCCCTGCGGTCCCGTGACGCCACCGGCCACGGTCAGGTCGTCGACCTGGCCATCATCGAGCCCATCATGGCGATGCTCGGCCCGCAGATCACGTGGTACGACCAGCTCGGCTACCTCCAGCCCCGGCTCGGCAACCGGTCCAACAACAACGCGCCGCGCAACACGTACCGCTGCGCCGACGGTCGGTGGGTCGCCGTGTCGACCAGCGCGCAGAGCATCGCCGAGCGCGTGCTCCGGCTGGTGGGCCGGCCGGAGCTGGTCGACGAGCCGTGGTTCGCGACGGGCAGCGGCCGGGCGGCGCACGCCGACGAGCTGGACGCCGCGGTCAGCGCGTGGGTGGCGGAGCGCGACCGCGACGCGGTGGTGGCCGCCTTCGAGGAGGCGCAGGCCGCGGTGGCGCCGGTCTACGACGTGCGGGACATCCTGGCCGACCAGCAGTACGCGGCCCTCGGAACCGTCCACAGTGTCCCCGACGAGGAGCTCGGCGAGGTCCGGATGCAGAACGTGCCGTTCCGGCTCTCCGAGACCCCGGGCGAGATCCGGCACGCCGGGCGGCGGCACGGCCAGGACACCGACGCGGTGCTCGGGGCGCTCGGCTACACCGCCGAGGAGCTGGCCGACCTGCGTTCCCGGGGGGCGATCTGA
- a CDS encoding phytanoyl-CoA dioxygenase family protein, with protein sequence MADERAAVREELHTDRITALKGAFSREWVAAMRADIEVAFEDARSRPGGAVGRGPKRWYVEIHPQQLRGFVDLVSHPWVRMVCEAALGPDYQVVELGFDVPYPGARNQPWHRDFPSPPETHRDRRLTSLAFNLTAVDTVPEMGPFEIAVGTQWEAGVDWKHQMFPPETEWPRFAQRAVAKLPRMGDISARSALTVHRGTANVSTESRPVLVLGVDAPGAGHDALHDPQVTQDYYDALPEVVRRHLHCRVVDRLEPITQKHQIEELEMGAP encoded by the coding sequence GTGGCCGACGAGCGAGCAGCCGTGCGCGAGGAACTGCACACCGACCGCATCACCGCCCTCAAGGGCGCCTTCTCCCGCGAGTGGGTCGCCGCGATGCGCGCGGACATCGAGGTCGCCTTCGAAGACGCGCGGTCGCGGCCCGGCGGCGCGGTCGGGCGCGGGCCCAAACGGTGGTACGTCGAGATCCACCCTCAGCAGCTCCGCGGGTTCGTCGACCTGGTGAGCCACCCGTGGGTGCGGATGGTGTGCGAGGCGGCGCTCGGCCCCGACTACCAGGTCGTGGAGCTCGGCTTCGACGTGCCGTACCCGGGCGCCAGGAACCAGCCGTGGCACCGCGACTTCCCGTCCCCGCCGGAGACGCACCGCGACCGCCGGTTGACCTCGCTCGCCTTCAACCTCACCGCGGTCGACACCGTGCCGGAGATGGGTCCGTTCGAGATCGCCGTCGGCACGCAGTGGGAGGCCGGCGTCGACTGGAAGCACCAGATGTTCCCGCCGGAGACCGAGTGGCCGCGGTTCGCGCAGCGGGCGGTCGCCAAGCTGCCGCGGATGGGCGACATCTCGGCCCGCTCGGCGCTGACCGTGCACCGGGGCACCGCCAACGTCTCCACCGAGTCGCGGCCCGTGCTGGTCCTCGGCGTGGACGCGCCGGGCGCCGGCCATGACGCGCTGCACGACCCGCAGGTCACCCAGGACTACTACGACGCGCTGCCCGAGGTGGTCCGGCGGCACCTGCACTGCCGCGTGGTCGACAGGCTCGAGCCGATCACGCAGAAGCACCAGATCGAGGAGCTGGAGATGGGCGCGCCCTGA
- a CDS encoding SUMF1/EgtB/PvdO family nonheme iron enzyme yields MSFNPYVPRPIDRPTDVPLGGHADLTALDEAKIFAAPDDPADWPAWRAQLARWRADARDRLGYTGRHYDEITGDCFSVCLAWLWDEALYDHDRGVFTVDAFLAAARRDFGGFDGVVLWHAYPVIGLDGRNQFDWYRDVPELPDVVRAFQERGVRVFVDYNPWDTGTRREPGTDATEVAALAGKLGVDGVFLDTLKEGAGELRAALDEVRPGLVLEGESRVPLARIEDHAMSWAQWFADSTTPGVLRAKWFERRHMLHHTRRWHRDHIDELHSAWLNGVGVLVWESVFGVWVGWNDRDRAVLRAMRRVQASHAAWLRSEDWAPLADHPGAGEVFASRWTRDDAPLWTVVNRGADHDGPWLVTSRQGRFVDLVTGAELHTADTGDGRLAVGGHLPAGAIAAVVITDAPVAPHDPPTGDPSFPARAAVRTRTPWAPQAVAPAGMVAVDGGRRELIVRHRVRETGLYGEAPYVDEWKPLPPRLHHTATLRRAVHLGRFAIATHEVTHGEFAEFRAATGYAPVRGERFTAGQGPAAAPVTHVDLADARAYAAWKGLRLPTEDEWQVAAEAGLLARREPLVWNLTESEHSDGRTRFVILKGGAAYAAEGSDWYVDGGPQPADVSVKLLLTGAGLTRSDQVGFRCAADLPTTEE; encoded by the coding sequence GTGAGCTTCAACCCGTACGTCCCGCGCCCGATCGACCGGCCCACCGACGTGCCGCTCGGCGGTCACGCCGACCTGACCGCGCTGGACGAGGCGAAGATCTTCGCCGCCCCGGACGATCCGGCCGACTGGCCGGCGTGGCGCGCGCAGCTCGCCCGGTGGCGGGCCGACGCCCGGGACCGGCTCGGTTACACGGGCCGGCACTATGACGAGATCACCGGCGACTGCTTCTCGGTCTGCCTGGCCTGGCTGTGGGACGAGGCGCTCTACGACCACGACCGTGGCGTCTTCACGGTCGACGCGTTCCTGGCCGCGGCGCGGCGGGACTTCGGCGGGTTCGACGGCGTCGTGCTCTGGCACGCGTACCCGGTGATCGGGCTCGACGGTCGCAACCAGTTCGACTGGTACCGCGACGTGCCGGAGCTGCCCGACGTCGTGCGGGCGTTCCAGGAGCGTGGCGTGCGGGTGTTCGTCGACTACAACCCGTGGGACACCGGCACCCGCCGGGAACCGGGCACCGACGCGACGGAGGTCGCGGCGCTGGCCGGCAAGCTCGGCGTCGACGGCGTCTTCCTGGACACCCTCAAGGAGGGCGCCGGGGAGCTGCGCGCGGCCCTCGACGAGGTCCGGCCCGGCCTGGTGCTGGAGGGGGAGAGCCGGGTCCCGCTGGCCCGGATCGAGGACCACGCGATGTCCTGGGCGCAGTGGTTCGCCGACAGCACGACGCCCGGCGTGCTGCGGGCGAAGTGGTTCGAGCGCCGGCACATGCTGCACCACACCCGCCGCTGGCACCGCGACCATATCGACGAGCTGCACTCCGCCTGGCTCAACGGCGTCGGCGTGCTGGTCTGGGAAAGCGTCTTCGGCGTCTGGGTCGGCTGGAACGACCGCGACCGCGCGGTGCTCCGAGCCATGCGCCGCGTGCAGGCCAGCCATGCCGCCTGGCTCCGCTCCGAGGACTGGGCGCCGCTGGCCGACCACCCGGGCGCGGGGGAGGTCTTCGCGTCCCGCTGGACCCGCGACGACGCTCCGCTGTGGACGGTGGTCAACCGCGGCGCCGACCACGACGGCCCCTGGCTGGTGACGTCGCGCCAGGGCCGTTTCGTCGACCTGGTCACCGGGGCCGAGCTGCACACCGCCGACACCGGCGACGGCCGGCTCGCCGTGGGCGGCCACCTGCCGGCGGGCGCGATCGCCGCCGTCGTCATCACCGACGCCCCGGTCGCGCCGCACGACCCACCGACCGGCGACCCGTCGTTCCCGGCCCGCGCGGCGGTGCGCACCCGCACCCCGTGGGCGCCGCAGGCGGTGGCGCCGGCCGGCATGGTCGCCGTGGACGGCGGCCGGCGCGAGCTGATCGTCCGGCACCGGGTGCGGGAGACCGGGCTCTACGGCGAGGCGCCCTACGTCGACGAGTGGAAGCCGCTACCGCCGCGCCTGCACCACACCGCGACCCTGCGCCGCGCCGTCCACCTCGGACGGTTCGCGATCGCCACCCACGAGGTGACGCACGGCGAGTTCGCCGAGTTCCGCGCGGCAACCGGCTACGCGCCCGTGCGCGGCGAGCGGTTCACCGCCGGCCAGGGCCCGGCCGCCGCGCCGGTCACCCACGTCGACCTCGCCGACGCCCGGGCGTACGCCGCCTGGAAGGGTCTGCGCCTCCCGACCGAGGACGAGTGGCAGGTCGCCGCCGAGGCCGGACTGCTGGCCCGCCGGGAACCGCTCGTGTGGAACCTCACCGAGAGCGAACACTCCGACGGCCGCACCCGGTTCGTGATTCTCAAGGGCGGCGCGGCGTACGCGGCCGAGGGCTCCGACTGGTACGTCGACGGCGGTCCGCAACCCGCCGACGTCTCGGTGAAGCTCCTGCTCACCGGGGCCGGACTCACCCGCTCCGACCAGGTCGGCTTCCGCTGCGCGGCCGACCTCCCCACCACCGAGGAGTGA
- a CDS encoding alpha/beta hydrolase-fold protein: MGRTWRIGGGVAAVLLALGLAGAVPGQAGAERLRAGTLTTAQAPSPALGGTIDYTVYLPYGYDPQAATRYPVLYLLHGRGDTMQAWTRIKADLDRLISEGTVPPVIAVLPDAPWSSRGNWYVDSSYQGEDPGRPVETALTRDLVSHVDATYRTAAHRGARLVGGYSMGGAGALRYALAHPDLFANALVLSPAVYRPLPPSDSSAREFGAFGEGDQRFSDEVYQRLNYPALLDDRDPDLPVRMYIAVGDDEWPNPDPADAAHDLDYEAATLYNSVRRADGVAAEFRVIDGGHDWNVWRPAFVDGLTHLSDTLSATPPAGLPGPPHGTAGQDWAGGVAAHPDGATTLAYAVSGPVAGQAYAGGLDAVVTRVGGWTTQFGTPANDRLYGVVPLADGGVLAAGYTRGDLDGRHPGSPADDAFVTRLTATGQRSWLTQAGDPAKADRFYALANAPDGGVYVAGYTSGSFAGDPSAGDKDAVVARVDGTGRLLWSRQLGGAGEDKALAITADDTGVYVTGSTSAAMPGTTPLGGLDGWLARYRPDGARDWVTSVGGAGDDLLGGVAVTADGLAVATGSTAGESAADVLTVAYTKAGKQRWRTVTGGRGADAGADVVPQPDGSVAVVGFTGSALGVPAGGADVLTLRLDRRGRELGVAQYGTARDDAADPFGEENVYATRAADGRLLVTGYTASGNGDVFLAAVDPVRGTP, encoded by the coding sequence ATGGGCAGAACCTGGCGGATCGGCGGCGGCGTGGCCGCCGTGCTCCTCGCGCTCGGCCTCGCCGGCGCGGTGCCCGGCCAAGCGGGCGCGGAACGCCTCCGCGCGGGCACCCTGACCACCGCGCAGGCGCCCTCACCCGCGCTCGGCGGCACCATCGACTACACCGTCTACCTCCCGTACGGCTATGACCCGCAGGCCGCCACCCGCTACCCGGTGCTCTACCTGCTGCACGGCCGCGGCGACACCATGCAGGCCTGGACCCGGATCAAGGCCGACCTCGACCGCCTGATCTCCGAGGGCACCGTCCCGCCGGTCATCGCCGTCCTGCCCGACGCGCCGTGGAGCAGCCGCGGCAACTGGTACGTCGACTCGAGTTACCAGGGCGAGGACCCCGGCCGCCCGGTCGAGACCGCCCTGACCCGCGACCTGGTGTCGCATGTGGACGCCACCTACCGCACGGCCGCGCACCGCGGCGCCCGCCTCGTCGGCGGCTACTCGATGGGCGGCGCCGGCGCGCTGCGCTACGCCCTGGCCCACCCCGACCTGTTCGCCAACGCGCTCGTGCTCAGCCCGGCCGTCTACCGGCCGCTGCCACCGAGCGACTCGTCGGCCCGCGAGTTCGGCGCCTTCGGCGAGGGCGACCAGCGCTTCTCCGACGAGGTCTACCAGCGGCTCAACTACCCGGCCCTGCTCGACGACCGCGACCCGGATTTGCCGGTGCGGATGTACATCGCGGTCGGCGACGACGAGTGGCCCAACCCGGACCCGGCCGACGCGGCGCACGACCTCGACTACGAGGCCGCGACGCTCTACAACAGCGTCCGCCGCGCCGACGGCGTCGCCGCCGAGTTCCGGGTCATCGACGGCGGTCACGACTGGAACGTGTGGCGACCGGCCTTCGTGGACGGTCTGACCCACCTGTCGGACACGCTGAGCGCGACGCCGCCGGCCGGGCTGCCCGGCCCGCCGCACGGGACCGCGGGCCAGGACTGGGCCGGCGGCGTCGCCGCGCACCCGGACGGCGCCACGACCCTGGCGTACGCCGTCTCCGGACCGGTGGCCGGGCAGGCGTACGCCGGTGGGTTGGACGCCGTCGTGACCCGGGTCGGGGGATGGACCACCCAGTTCGGCACGCCGGCCAACGACCGCCTCTACGGCGTGGTCCCGCTGGCCGACGGCGGCGTGCTGGCGGCCGGCTACACCCGGGGAGACCTCGACGGCCGGCACCCCGGCAGCCCGGCCGACGACGCGTTCGTGACCAGGCTGACCGCGACCGGACAACGGTCCTGGCTCACCCAGGCCGGCGACCCGGCCAAGGCGGACCGCTTCTACGCCCTCGCGAACGCCCCGGACGGCGGCGTCTACGTGGCCGGCTACACCAGCGGCTCGTTCGCCGGCGACCCGTCGGCCGGCGACAAGGACGCCGTGGTGGCGCGGGTCGACGGGACCGGCCGGCTGCTCTGGAGCCGCCAGCTCGGCGGCGCCGGCGAGGACAAGGCGCTCGCGATCACGGCCGACGACACCGGCGTCTACGTCACCGGCAGCACCTCCGCCGCCATGCCGGGCACGACCCCCCTCGGCGGCCTCGACGGCTGGCTCGCCCGCTACCGGCCGGACGGCGCCCGCGACTGGGTGACCAGTGTGGGCGGCGCCGGCGACGACCTGCTGGGCGGCGTCGCCGTCACGGCCGACGGCCTCGCGGTCGCCACCGGCTCCACCGCCGGCGAGAGCGCGGCCGACGTGCTCACCGTCGCCTACACCAAGGCCGGCAAGCAGCGCTGGCGCACGGTCACCGGCGGACGCGGGGCCGACGCCGGCGCCGACGTCGTGCCGCAGCCCGACGGCTCCGTCGCCGTCGTCGGCTTCACCGGCAGCGCGCTCGGCGTCCCGGCCGGCGGCGCCGACGTGCTGACCCTGCGCCTCGATCGTCGGGGCCGCGAGCTCGGCGTGGCCCAGTACGGCACGGCCCGCGACGACGCCGCCGACCCGTTCGGCGAGGAGAACGTCTACGCGACCCGGGCGGCCGACGGCCGGCTGCTGGTCACGGGTTACACGGCGAGCGGCAACGGCGACGTCTTCCTCGCCGCCGTCGACCCCGTGCGGGGCACTCCATGA
- a CDS encoding CoA ester lyase, with the protein MLLTWLYVPGDRPDRFAKAVASGADAVILDLEDAVVASRKAYAREAVASFLAEPHPVPIQVRVNELTGPDVDADLAALAGRPGLDGLRLPKVESPAAVRPLGVPLHPLIESAAGLEAAHAIATAHPTVASIGLGEADLRSDLGVADDDGLLWARGRIVVAARAAGLPPPAMSVYADVADADGLAASCALGRRLGFLGRTAIHPRQLPVIVDAFRPTEAELEKATALLAALAEAERRDSGTAVLADGRFADRAMAAAAQRVVDLAARCAPGTVTP; encoded by the coding sequence ATGCTGCTCACCTGGCTCTACGTGCCGGGCGACCGGCCGGACCGGTTCGCCAAGGCGGTGGCATCGGGCGCCGACGCGGTGATCCTCGACCTCGAGGACGCGGTCGTCGCGAGCCGCAAGGCGTACGCCCGGGAGGCGGTCGCGTCGTTCCTCGCCGAGCCCCATCCGGTGCCGATCCAGGTGCGCGTCAACGAGCTGACCGGGCCGGACGTCGACGCGGACCTGGCCGCGCTGGCCGGCCGTCCGGGCCTCGACGGGCTGCGACTGCCCAAAGTGGAGTCTCCCGCTGCGGTGCGACCGCTCGGCGTCCCGCTGCACCCTCTGATCGAGTCGGCGGCCGGGCTGGAGGCGGCCCATGCCATCGCCACCGCCCACCCCACCGTCGCCTCGATCGGGCTGGGCGAGGCCGACCTGCGCTCGGACCTGGGTGTGGCCGACGACGACGGCCTCCTGTGGGCCCGCGGCCGGATCGTGGTCGCGGCCCGCGCCGCCGGCCTGCCGCCACCCGCGATGTCGGTGTACGCCGACGTGGCCGACGCCGACGGCCTGGCCGCCTCCTGCGCGCTCGGCCGCCGCCTTGGCTTCCTGGGCCGCACCGCGATCCACCCGCGCCAGCTGCCGGTCATCGTCGACGCGTTCCGCCCCACCGAAGCCGAGCTCGAGAAGGCGACCGCGCTGTTGGCCGCTCTGGCCGAGGCGGAGCGCCGCGACTCGGGAACGGCCGTCCTGGCCGACGGCCGTTTCGCCGACCGCGCGATGGCCGCCGCCGCCCAGCGCGTCGTCGACCTGGCCGCCCGCTGCGCCCCGGGTACTGTGACGCCATGA
- a CDS encoding winged helix DNA-binding domain-containing protein, producing MGRTLTSAELNRTLLWRQLLLERSHDPLPTTLERMAGLQAQYAPAIYIGLWSRADRVERDTVTRLLQDREIIQGTLLRSTIHVVSRGDYWPWALAVREDRRVQALRAWRGTLSHDEMTKAAATLRDALADGPLKQGEIDKLIGADRRRGIGLWLDLVRQPPSGTWERRRADLYALAEDWVGPPEGTVAEGQVLLVRRYLTGFGPATRKEIATWAGLPVATVTAVLKELDTTTYQAEDGTDLVDLAGGPIVDGDTDAPPRFLPNWDAALLVHARRSGILPEEFRKRIFHVRAPQSFPVFLVDGAVAGTWKAVDGRLEYDEFRILTRKERERLHAEGERLADFHS from the coding sequence GTGGGACGCACCCTGACCAGCGCGGAGCTCAATCGCACCCTCCTGTGGCGCCAGCTGCTGCTGGAACGCTCCCACGATCCACTCCCGACCACGCTGGAGCGGATGGCCGGTTTGCAGGCCCAGTACGCCCCCGCCATCTACATCGGGCTCTGGTCGCGGGCCGACCGCGTCGAGCGGGACACCGTCACCCGGCTGCTGCAGGATCGCGAGATCATTCAAGGCACGTTGCTGCGCTCGACGATCCATGTGGTGAGCCGCGGCGACTACTGGCCGTGGGCGCTCGCCGTCCGGGAGGACCGCCGCGTCCAGGCCCTGCGCGCCTGGCGCGGCACGCTGTCGCACGACGAGATGACCAAGGCCGCCGCCACCCTCCGGGACGCGCTCGCCGACGGGCCGCTGAAGCAGGGCGAGATCGACAAGCTGATCGGCGCCGACCGGCGGCGGGGCATCGGGCTCTGGCTCGACCTCGTGCGGCAGCCGCCCAGCGGCACCTGGGAACGCCGCCGCGCCGACCTCTACGCCCTCGCCGAGGACTGGGTCGGGCCGCCGGAGGGCACGGTCGCCGAGGGGCAGGTCCTGCTGGTCCGCCGCTACCTCACCGGGTTCGGGCCGGCCACCCGCAAGGAGATCGCCACCTGGGCCGGCCTCCCGGTCGCGACTGTCACCGCGGTTCTCAAGGAGCTCGACACCACCACCTACCAGGCCGAGGACGGCACCGACCTCGTCGACCTGGCCGGCGGGCCGATCGTCGACGGCGACACCGACGCCCCGCCCCGCTTCCTGCCCAACTGGGACGCCGCCCTGCTGGTCCACGCCCGACGGTCCGGCATCCTCCCCGAGGAGTTCCGCAAGCGGATCTTCCACGTACGCGCGCCGCAGTCCTTTCCGGTGTTCCTGGTCGACGGCGCCGTGGCCGGCACGTGGAAGGCCGTCGACGGCAGGCTCGAGTACGACGAGTTCCGCATCCTGACCCGGAAAGAGCGGGAACGACTGCACGCGGAAGGCGAGCGGCTCGCGGATTTCCACTCCTAA
- a CDS encoding ribokinase gives MSARVVVVGSANLDLVVTAPQLPRPGETVLGENFRTVPGGKGANQAVAAARAGAEVEFVGAVGSDEFAPVLRDSLVAAGVGVRGLRTVAGPSGVALIAVDRAAENFIVVAAGANGLLTDLDADDRARVATADVLLLQLEVPMSTVVDAARLARAAGTTVVLNAAPAATLPDELLDLVDVLVVNEHEAAVVAGADGGEPLDALLKLVPRVVLTFGADGAAYADRDGARLSVPAPRIEAVDTTAAGDAFTGALAVGWAQRGGTDIEASLRWACAAGAACAQRPGASSALPDRATIDALHDATYRGTP, from the coding sequence ATGAGTGCGCGCGTGGTGGTGGTCGGGAGCGCCAACCTGGACCTGGTGGTGACGGCGCCGCAGTTGCCGAGGCCCGGCGAGACGGTGCTGGGCGAGAACTTCCGGACCGTGCCCGGTGGCAAGGGGGCCAACCAGGCCGTCGCCGCGGCGCGGGCCGGCGCCGAGGTCGAGTTCGTGGGCGCGGTCGGGTCCGACGAGTTCGCCCCGGTGCTGCGGGACAGCCTGGTGGCGGCCGGCGTCGGGGTGCGTGGGCTGCGTACCGTCGCCGGTCCGTCCGGCGTGGCGCTGATCGCCGTCGACCGTGCCGCCGAGAATTTCATCGTGGTGGCGGCGGGTGCGAACGGTCTGCTGACCGACCTGGACGCCGACGACCGTGCCCGCGTCGCGACGGCGGACGTGCTGCTGCTCCAGCTCGAGGTGCCCATGTCCACAGTGGTCGACGCGGCGCGGCTGGCGCGGGCCGCGGGGACGACCGTGGTGCTCAACGCCGCGCCGGCCGCGACGCTGCCCGACGAGCTGCTCGACCTGGTCGACGTGCTCGTCGTCAACGAGCACGAGGCGGCGGTCGTCGCGGGCGCCGACGGCGGCGAGCCGCTCGACGCGCTGCTGAAGCTGGTGCCGCGGGTGGTGCTGACGTTTGGGGCGGACGGTGCCGCCTACGCCGACCGCGACGGGGCGCGGCTGTCCGTGCCCGCGCCGCGGATCGAGGCGGTCGACACGACGGCGGCGGGTGACGCGTTCACCGGCGCGCTGGCGGTCGGCTGGGCGCAGCGGGGCGGCACGGACATCGAGGCGAGCCTGCGCTGGGCCTGTGCCGCCGGCGCCGCCTGCGCCCAGCGCCCCGGCGCGTCCTCCGCCCTGCCCGACCGGGCCACGATCGACGCCCTGCACGACGCGACATACCGAGGAACACCGTGA